From a single Gimesia fumaroli genomic region:
- a CDS encoding serine/threonine-protein kinase, translating into MSEPLPHLDTTDSQDSLAALTGVMEQFVGDWEAQESPPGLKQYLPETAPINRFLLIELIKIDLEFRWQQFNFPKRIPEYLEEFPLLLEETIPVDLLYEEYHLRRQNGFEVDPAEYLSFFPTASAQLKQLFELDHAYSSTKMLSHAPPQALHNFQPGHTVDDFELLTLLGKGAFAKVYQARQTSMQRLVALKISEDSSDEPQTLAQLDHDNIVRVFDQRLLPEQKIRLLYMQYLPGGTLQSVVEMIRKTAPAERSGNILISAINQSLELRGESRPAESYTYLTLKSLSWPETICWLGIRLANALDYAHQKGVLHRDIKPANVLLTSDGVPKLADFNISFSSHVTGTTPAAYFGGSLAYMSPEQLEAYAPTHTRLPESLDERSDLYSLGLMLWELLTGVRPFQDPAISSGWSSLLNQMIQQRQSGSDLNEMPQHLPPDCPEHLVTVLQKCLTPTPEERWTSGAELASQLKLCLNPRAQQILYSPSTSWFSRLKGWEIPLVILVVAIPNILAGLFNFFHNRKHIVEHLKNSEEAFWQIQSIINLIAYPLGLGLIGWITWTILRFSAENRLSTDSTDQQSAVVEKRCLRLGHYAALICTAEWVVAGIAYPVSMHYAIGSLSITAYLHFLGSLLLCGLIAASYPFFGVTWFSLHLIYPRLHPAHDFSQPAPESYTQIKRLSWVYLILAFLVPMLSIASLAMINLDDKIAIGILTVAGTLGAISIFRVFQALQADLDALNALYSPQQPTQ; encoded by the coding sequence TTGTCGGAACCGCTGCCACATCTGGATACAACAGACAGCCAGGACAGTCTCGCTGCGCTGACTGGGGTGATGGAACAGTTTGTCGGCGACTGGGAGGCTCAAGAATCTCCCCCGGGATTAAAACAATATCTCCCGGAAACGGCCCCCATCAACCGCTTTCTCCTGATTGAGCTCATTAAAATTGATCTGGAGTTTCGCTGGCAGCAGTTTAATTTTCCCAAACGCATCCCAGAGTATCTCGAAGAGTTCCCCCTGCTGTTGGAAGAAACCATCCCCGTTGATCTGCTCTATGAAGAGTACCATCTCCGCCGCCAGAATGGATTTGAAGTCGACCCCGCTGAATATCTCAGTTTTTTCCCTACAGCCAGTGCCCAGTTGAAACAACTCTTTGAATTGGATCATGCCTACAGCAGCACAAAAATGCTGAGTCATGCTCCACCTCAGGCACTTCATAATTTTCAACCCGGACATACCGTTGATGATTTTGAATTACTGACGCTATTAGGCAAAGGTGCGTTCGCCAAAGTTTACCAGGCACGACAGACTTCAATGCAGCGTCTCGTCGCACTGAAAATTTCGGAAGATTCCAGCGACGAGCCACAAACCCTGGCACAACTCGATCACGACAACATTGTACGAGTGTTTGATCAACGCCTGCTGCCGGAACAAAAAATTCGTCTGCTATATATGCAATACCTCCCTGGCGGTACACTGCAATCCGTCGTCGAAATGATTCGTAAAACAGCCCCGGCTGAACGCTCTGGGAATATTCTCATCTCGGCGATCAATCAGTCTCTGGAATTACGTGGGGAATCACGACCTGCGGAATCTTATACATATCTCACATTGAAGTCGCTCTCTTGGCCGGAAACGATCTGCTGGCTGGGAATTAGACTGGCTAATGCGCTGGACTACGCACATCAGAAAGGCGTCTTACACCGTGATATTAAGCCGGCCAATGTGCTCCTGACATCAGACGGAGTTCCGAAACTGGCCGATTTTAATATCAGCTTCAGTTCGCACGTCACTGGCACCACGCCCGCGGCTTACTTTGGTGGCAGCCTGGCTTATATGTCACCCGAACAACTGGAAGCCTATGCCCCAACTCATACCCGATTACCGGAAAGCCTCGACGAGCGCAGTGACCTATACTCTCTGGGGCTCATGTTATGGGAGCTGCTCACTGGAGTGCGTCCTTTTCAAGATCCTGCCATCTCTTCAGGCTGGTCATCGCTGTTGAATCAGATGATCCAGCAACGCCAATCAGGCTCTGACTTAAATGAAATGCCCCAGCACCTGCCTCCGGACTGTCCAGAACACCTGGTAACAGTTCTCCAAAAATGTCTGACCCCCACTCCTGAAGAACGCTGGACCTCTGGTGCGGAACTTGCCAGCCAATTGAAATTGTGTCTGAATCCCCGCGCACAGCAGATTTTATATTCTCCCTCTACCAGTTGGTTTTCACGCCTGAAAGGCTGGGAGATTCCACTCGTGATTCTGGTCGTCGCTATTCCGAATATTCTGGCCGGCTTATTCAACTTCTTTCACAACCGGAAACACATCGTCGAACACTTAAAAAATTCAGAGGAAGCGTTCTGGCAAATCCAGTCTATAATTAATCTCATCGCCTATCCTCTGGGACTGGGGCTGATTGGCTGGATCACCTGGACCATCCTCCGTTTTTCTGCTGAAAACCGGTTAAGCACCGATTCAACAGATCAACAATCGGCAGTCGTAGAAAAACGCTGTTTGCGCCTGGGGCATTATGCTGCTTTGATCTGTACGGCAGAATGGGTGGTTGCCGGCATCGCCTATCCAGTCAGTATGCACTATGCGATAGGCTCATTATCGATCACGGCCTACCTGCACTTCCTCGGATCGCTTTTATTGTGTGGTCTGATAGCCGCCAGTTATCCTTTTTTCGGCGTCACCTGGTTCAGCCTGCATCTGATCTACCCTCGTCTCCATCCGGCTCATGATTTCAGTCAGCCCGCCCCTGAAAGCTACACTCAAATCAAAAGGCTGAGCTGGGTCTATCTAATCCTGGCGTTCCTCGTACCGATGCTCAGTATCGCCTCGCTGGCCATGATTAATCTGGATGATAAAATCGCAATCGGCATTCTTACTGTCGCCGGAACTCTAGGCGCCATCAGCATTTTCCGCGTTTTCCAGGCACTACAAGCAGATCTGGACGCACTCAACGCGCTCTATTCTCCCCAACAGCCCACACAATAG
- a CDS encoding RNA polymerase sigma factor yields MTTDIEVLISQIKQGSEPALLEFIEAHRAPLLAFINKNMSDGLKSKVEATDILQEVSLNAVESLSQIDFEQKTPFNWLCHLSERRIIDNHRKYFQVQKRAAGREVKQRSPSDGEGQGFMDLLIASITSPSQAFSRGAKEMKLLLALESLPEENREAIRLKYVEGLPTKEIAAQLGKSDVAVRVMVSRSMVKLQEILKHEDEFKSMLGP; encoded by the coding sequence ATGACGACTGACATCGAAGTATTAATTAGCCAGATTAAACAGGGAAGTGAGCCGGCTTTACTTGAATTTATCGAAGCGCATCGTGCCCCTTTGTTAGCCTTTATCAATAAAAACATGAGCGACGGGCTTAAAAGCAAAGTCGAAGCCACCGATATTCTGCAGGAAGTGTCGCTGAACGCAGTCGAGTCGTTATCTCAAATTGATTTTGAGCAGAAGACGCCTTTCAACTGGCTCTGTCATCTCTCTGAACGGCGGATTATAGATAATCACCGAAAATATTTTCAGGTACAAAAGCGGGCAGCCGGACGAGAAGTCAAACAACGATCTCCCAGTGATGGAGAAGGGCAGGGATTTATGGATTTGCTGATTGCCAGTATCACCAGTCCCAGTCAGGCGTTTTCGCGTGGCGCAAAAGAAATGAAGTTATTGCTGGCTCTGGAAAGTTTACCGGAAGAGAATCGGGAAGCGATTCGTTTGAAATATGTCGAAGGGCTCCCGACTAAAGAGATCGCAGCGCAGTTGGGGAAATCTGATGTTGCTGTTCGCGTAATGGTTAGTCGTTCGATGGTGAAACTGCAGGAGATCTTGAAACACGAAGACGAATTCAAGAGCATGCTTGGACCTTAA